The Reinekea forsetii genome contains the following window.
ATCCGATCGTTACGGAGCAGGTTGAGCCGTTACTGTGGCAAAAAATACTAATCAATGCGGTAATCAACCCTATTACTGCGGCCCACCAGATTCGTAACGGCCAACTCTTAGAACCCGCATTTGCTGCCGAGATTGACGGCCTCTGTGGCGAAATAGGCCAGCTGATGCAACATCTGAAGCTGCCAGCCATTGCCAACCCGCACCAGCTGATACAGAAAGTTGCCACGCTCACGGCGGAAAATCGCTCCTCGATGGCCGAGGATGTCCGAACCGGTCGGCCAACGGAAATCGACTACATTACCGGCTTTTTGTTGCACCAGGCGCATGGCTTCGGGCTGGCGACACCCTTTTTAGCAAAGTGGCATAAACAAATTGCACAAGCTGGTAAATCCTGACAGTCTTATTGCTTCTTTTAGCTTCCTAGAAGTGCATCCAACTGCGCATGCTTCAGTTCAGGTCTCTCAGCCAACGCCTCTTTTTTGGCTATGCCGCCGCCACATTGGCGTTGATCGGTTTTCTGGTGCTTTTCGATGAGGTAACCGACTTTAGCCTGTTAACCCGCTTAATGGTTTCATTAACACTGATCAGCCTGGTGTTTTTAATCCTGCACCTATTTTTTTACCGCTACGTGCTCCGCCCGCTCAAACATCTGATGCAGATCACCCAGAAGCTGGCCGATGGCGGCAATTCATTGATTCGCGCCGAAAAAATGCAGAATGACGAGGTAGGCGATTTAGTAGATGCCTTTAATGAGATGCTCGACCAGATACAACTGCGTAAAGAAATGATTGTCTCCGAGCGAGATCGGGTCGCGATTGCGCTCGAACAGGCCGATGACTATGCCAATGTCACCCTGGCCACCAATAAGCAGCTGGAAATTGAGGTCCAGGTGCGCAAGCGCATCGAGGCCAAGCTGACCGAGTTTCAGCAGTTTTTGACCTCCATTATCGACTCGATGCCATCGGTGCTGATCACCATTGATCAACAATTTAATGTCACCCAATGGAACTGCGAAGCCTCCGACCTGAGCGGCACCGACAGCACCAAGGCGATCGGTAGTAAGGTTCAAGACGCCTTTCCGATGATCGCCCAGCATATTGAGTGGATCGAACAGGTTTGGCATCAGAACGTATCACGCACCTTGCACAATATCGAACAAACGGTGCACCACCAGATCCGCCACTTTGATATCATCGTCTACCCGCTCAAAGACACCGATGCACCGAGCGCGGTGATTCGGATCGATGACATTACCGATAAGTTCCTGATGGAAGAAGCCATTATTCAGTCCGAAAAGGTTATGTCATTGGGCGGCATGGCGGCGGGCATGGCGCATGAAATCAAT
Protein-coding sequences here:
- a CDS encoding sensor histidine kinase encodes the protein MLQFRSLSQRLFFGYAAATLALIGFLVLFDEVTDFSLLTRLMVSLTLISLVFLILHLFFYRYVLRPLKHLMQITQKLADGGNSLIRAEKMQNDEVGDLVDAFNEMLDQIQLRKEMIVSERDRVAIALEQADDYANVTLATNKQLEIEVQVRKRIEAKLTEFQQFLTSIIDSMPSVLITIDQQFNVTQWNCEASDLSGTDSTKAIGSKVQDAFPMIAQHIEWIEQVWHQNVSRTLHNIEQTVHHQIRHFDIIVYPLKDTDAPSAVIRIDDITDKFLMEEAIIQSEKVMSLGGMAAGMAHEINNPISAIVQNVQNIKRRIAPDLAINQLQAEKSGIELDHLNHYLTERKIHAFLDNISQSGIRASNLVTNMLQFSRESGVNMQPCLIVDVLEKAINIAITDDRLSDFKDNFDLNFDQDFAAPQALVAGVFSELEQVLLNLIKNAVFAIKERMLSLNDIDEGIIHIHQYVLDNQCIISVVDNGIGMSAQTRKKIFEPFFTTKEVGAGTGLGLSVSYFIVCSHHNGQMQVESEFGHGCRFEITLPLYIEA